The Metabacillus sediminilitoris genome window below encodes:
- a CDS encoding HipA family kinase, translating to MSGYHFGCVYIKNSIPFEDVRLTPPSPAEVNNRDQLAGIMVFDQWLNNSDRGTMNVILERLGNGSYCIHMIDHGRCFPGGYQWTTQSLNNEPAYNFQWPFYKWVYTILNDTEELTSYIDKIVDLPNEKIYEVMTSIPDEWNVSTEERDALYHFLLKQKKTCQIS from the coding sequence ATTTCTGGATATCATTTTGGTTGCGTCTACATTAAAAACAGTATCCCATTCGAAGATGTCAGATTAACTCCTCCTTCCCCTGCAGAAGTTAATAATCGAGATCAACTTGCAGGTATAATGGTATTTGACCAATGGTTGAATAACTCTGATAGAGGTACAATGAATGTTATTTTAGAACGTCTTGGTAACGGCAGTTACTGCATCCATATGATTGATCACGGAAGATGTTTTCCAGGTGGCTACCAATGGACAACCCAATCGCTTAATAATGAGCCAGCTTATAACTTCCAATGGCCATTTTATAAATGGGTGTACACTATTTTAAATGATACCGAGGAACTAACATCGTATATAGATAAAATTGTAGATTTGCCAAACGAAAAAATCTATGAAGTTATGACTTCTATCCCTGACGAATGGAATGTAAGTACAGAAGAACGAGACGCTCTCTACCATTTTCTATTAAAACAGAAAAAAACTTGCCAAATATCGTAA
- a CDS encoding glycosyltransferase, translated as MKSIVFYIKEPIKINQGFMYIQTVKLNQYRPIVIGPFPNSHNTLFQFEHYYNLSEIKDLGVFFKEQNVVAIHAHQGKHALVILPAAIKYNVPLIVHFRGRDSSTQTEKRYQKNLERYQHLIKHGAGYFAVCQFLAEELKKLGFPGDKVHVLYGGLDLNLYSFTEHSLPKEGEIKILSVARLVEKKGFLTLFKAFQRIQHEYPRTTLHIIGTGKDEEKLKSYIHEHKLNNRIFLRGPMDSKKISKELREAHLFCLASETGVDGDVEGIPNALKEAMASGLPVVSTYNGGIPELIKHKSTGYLAPEKNDFELAQGLKYFLDHPEEWKGYTERARQVIEEKFDSNKQIQEQQRLYALIENNLKKK; from the coding sequence TTGAAATCTATCGTTTTTTATATCAAGGAACCTATTAAAATAAATCAGGGATTTATGTACATTCAGACTGTTAAGTTAAATCAGTATCGACCCATTGTAATAGGACCTTTCCCAAATAGCCACAATACTTTATTTCAGTTTGAACATTATTATAATTTGAGTGAAATTAAAGATCTGGGGGTCTTCTTTAAGGAGCAAAATGTTGTAGCGATTCACGCTCATCAAGGTAAGCATGCCCTTGTAATATTACCAGCCGCTATAAAGTATAACGTCCCTTTAATCGTCCATTTTCGAGGCCGTGATTCTTCAACCCAAACGGAAAAGAGATATCAGAAAAATCTTGAACGCTATCAACATTTAATAAAACATGGAGCTGGTTATTTCGCCGTTTGCCAATTTCTTGCAGAGGAATTAAAAAAATTAGGGTTTCCTGGAGACAAAGTTCATGTTTTATATGGCGGTCTGGATTTAAATCTATACTCCTTTACTGAACATTCCTTACCAAAGGAAGGGGAAATCAAAATATTATCGGTCGCCAGACTTGTAGAGAAAAAAGGATTTCTGACACTTTTTAAGGCATTTCAACGAATTCAACATGAATACCCGCGAACAACATTGCACATTATTGGAACTGGCAAAGATGAAGAGAAATTAAAATCATATATTCATGAACACAAATTAAACAATCGTATTTTTCTTAGAGGACCAATGGATTCAAAGAAAATTTCAAAGGAATTAAGAGAGGCACATCTTTTTTGCCTAGCCAGTGAAACAGGTGTAGATGGTGATGTCGAAGGGATTCCAAATGCATTAAAGGAAGCCATGGCCAGTGGATTACCAGTCGTCTCGACCTATAACGGGGGGATTCCAGAATTAATCAAGCATAAAAGTACAGGATACCTTGCACCCGAGAAAAATGACTTTGAATTGGCTCAAGGGTTAAAATACTTCCTAGATCACCCAGAAGAATGGAAAGGATATACCGAACGTGCAAGACAGGTGATCGAAGAAAAATTTGATTCCAATAAACAAATTCAAGAACAACAAAGGCTATACGCCTTAATTGAAAACAATTTAAAAAAGAAATAA
- a CDS encoding glycoside hydrolase family 32 protein gives MNKKTCNKKWVKSLSFILIGLSLIIVIGFLINQINKSTNKKEENPPSKEEDSTPENNEYSYRAQYHFTVPDKWKNDPQRPIYIDGRYHYYYLYNRDYPNGNGTEWRHATSKDLLHWNDEGVAIPKYTNKNGDPWSGSVVIDKENTAGFGKGAFIAIVTQPSADGGKQEQFLWYSKDKGKTFTSFSDKPIMLNPGTYDFRDPKIIWDNRNHKWVMVMAEGSKIGFYESHNLKNWHYMSSFATEKIGILECPDLYLMRANDGTLKWVLGVSANGKSIDQPNTYAYWTGYFDGKEFNPDQNEPQWLDYGFDWYGGVTFEDGKESDKYKKRYAFAWMNNWAYAHNTPTLQEDFNGMDSIVRQIELRHEGNNLYYLASQPIEAVNQLTTSIDSFKQIEVNGSETLAVKGDVYQLEADISWTEIKNAGLRLRESTNQESHVDVGIFVDPLQQYSYVNRLMAGHPDESNQNVESKAQFDGSKQQVHLKILVDKSSIEVFVDDGRIAHSNLIFPAAYDQGITLFSEGGTAIFNNIEIKHLESTK, from the coding sequence TTGAACAAAAAAACATGTAATAAAAAATGGGTAAAATCGTTGAGCTTCATATTGATTGGATTATCTCTCATCATCGTAATCGGATTTTTGATTAATCAAATAAATAAATCAACAAACAAAAAAGAAGAAAATCCTCCTTCAAAGGAAGAGGATTCAACACCAGAAAATAATGAGTACTCGTATCGAGCTCAATACCACTTTACCGTACCGGATAAATGGAAAAACGATCCTCAGAGACCAATCTATATTGATGGAAGGTACCATTATTATTATCTCTATAATCGTGATTATCCAAATGGGAATGGCACAGAATGGCGGCATGCCACTTCAAAAGATTTATTGCATTGGAATGATGAAGGCGTTGCCATTCCCAAATATACGAATAAAAATGGAGATCCATGGTCAGGCTCAGTCGTGATAGACAAGGAAAATACAGCAGGGTTTGGAAAAGGTGCTTTCATCGCAATTGTGACACAACCTTCTGCAGATGGCGGCAAGCAGGAACAATTTCTATGGTACAGTAAAGACAAAGGAAAGACGTTTACCTCTTTTAGCGACAAACCGATTATGCTTAATCCAGGGACATATGATTTTAGAGATCCGAAAATCATTTGGGATAACAGAAATCATAAATGGGTCATGGTCATGGCGGAAGGATCGAAAATTGGTTTTTACGAGTCTCACAACCTAAAGAATTGGCATTATATGAGCAGTTTTGCTACAGAAAAAATTGGAATTTTAGAATGTCCAGATCTCTATTTGATGCGTGCTAATGATGGAACATTAAAATGGGTGCTGGGTGTCAGCGCAAATGGGAAATCAATCGATCAGCCAAATACTTATGCCTATTGGACTGGATATTTTGACGGTAAGGAATTTAACCCCGACCAGAATGAACCGCAATGGTTAGATTATGGCTTTGATTGGTATGGCGGAGTAACGTTTGAAGATGGAAAAGAAAGCGATAAATATAAAAAACGTTACGCCTTCGCTTGGATGAATAACTGGGCATATGCTCATAACACCCCAACATTGCAAGAGGACTTTAACGGAATGGATTCAATTGTACGTCAAATTGAACTAAGGCATGAAGGAAACAATCTATACTATTTAGCCTCACAGCCAATTGAAGCTGTAAATCAATTAACAACTTCAATAGACTCTTTTAAACAAATTGAAGTAAATGGCTCCGAAACACTTGCTGTCAAAGGCGATGTTTATCAATTAGAGGCAGATATCTCTTGGACAGAGATTAAAAATGCTGGCCTGCGGCTCAGAGAATCGACTAATCAGGAAAGCCACGTCGATGTCGGTATATTTGTTGATCCACTACAACAATACTCTTATGTTAATCGATTGATGGCCGGACACCCTGACGAAAGCAATCAAAATGTAGAAAGCAAAGCGCAATTTGATGGCAGCAAGCAGCAAGTTCACTTGAAGATACTTGTTGATAAATCTAGTATTGAAGTCTTTGTGGATGATGGAAGGATCGCTCATTCCAATTTAATATTCCCTGCAGCATATGATCAAGGCATTACTCTCTTCTCAGAAGGCGGAACAGCGATCTTCAACAATATTGAGATCAAACACCTTGAATCGACAAAATGA